The sequence ATAAGGCCTGGTCAATCCCAGAAAGGGCACTCATCAAAATGGGGCCTCCACGGTAAAATCCACCTCGGTACAGCACTTGCCAAATGTCTTCGATTTCATGGGCGCCCCTTCCTATAAGGTATTGCTCCATCTCCCGAACACAAGCCGCCACCGTGTCGGCCTTCCCTTCTATCACGGGCTCTCCCCAGCCCACCAAGCCTGACTTCGTGGTAATCTTGACAAATAGCCACCGCGGTGGCACTTTAAAGAGCTCAATTCGCTCTATTTTAAGATCATTGGACATATTCCTTTATTTTTTCGGTATACTTTCGAACATTATGGGCCACCACTTCCTCCGTCAATTTCAGCCCGGCCAATTGGGTCAACACACTCCCCAAGCCAATACCATCGGCACCTGCCTCCATCCAAGAGTGGATCGTTTCCAGATGAATGCCTCCCACGGCAAATATCCGTGCATTATCAAATGGCGCTTTGATGGACTTCAGGTAGCCCGGCCCGACATCCCCAGCAGGAAAAAGCTTGATCATATCGGCGCCATTTTCCAGTGCCAATCCTATTTCCGTAGGCGTCAATGCACCCATGATCACGGGAATGCCGTGCGCATGTGCCAAGGAAATCACACCTACATGCGTATTGGGAGAGACCAGAAACTGCGCCCCTGCTGCTATGGCTTCCTTGGCCGAGGCTTCATTGATCACGGTGCCGGCCCCTATTAAAATATCCGGGTAAAGCTGCCTGTTTTCTTTAATTTGTGCCGCGTAGTCGGGGCTATTGGTTGTGATTTCCAACACTTTAACACCACCTTTCACCAGTCCGGCAATTAAAACGGGCAACGTACCCGCATCGCTGACCCGTAGGATGGCGATGAGTTTCTCCTGAAGAATGAAATCACCAATTTCTGTTCTGGTCATGCTCATGTTCGGTCAATGGATTTGATCACGTGAAGGTAATTTTTACGGGTGTCGTGCAAGTGCTTCTCCATCGCTTCCTGGGCTCCATACGGATCCTGCCTAATCACTGCTTCCAAAATTTCCTGATGGTGCTGAAGCATGATGGCCTTCTCGGCCTCCAAGTTTCCGGAAGCAGGCTTGGCAAATACATTCATTTTGAATTTTGGCATCAAGCTGAATACAGGACTTAACAGAAGTTCCAGAACCTTATTGTCGGCAATGGACAGTAATATCCGATGGTAGTCATTGTCCAATTCCGCTTCGAACTGCTTATCCTCCAAAGGACATGCCCGCATGGCGTCCATGTTCTTTTCCAGCAGCTGTATATCCTCTTCAGTCCTTTTAATGGCCGCTTCAGCAGCGATTCTTGGCTCTAGTATCCGCCTGGCTTCGATGGTCTGCAGCATCAGGTCCTTGTCTGAGGACAGCTCAAAAAACATGTTCAGCATCTCCGAAGCATTTTGTACGCTTACTTCCGATACAAAAGCTCCACTTCCCTTTTTTACTACCACAATACCCCGGGCACTTAACGTTTTTATAGCCTCCCTGATCGCGGTTCTGCTGACATTAAAAGCCTTGGAAAGTTCATTCTCCGTGGGGATTTTTTGCCCAGGAAGGTATTTCCCATCCCTTATGGACTGGGTGAGCACCTCTTCTACCTGTTCGCTAAGGGATTTCCGATTGCCTATCTCACTAAATTCCATGTTTATATATTTTTCTCAAAATATAAATTTGTCATACATCATACAAATTAACGATTGAAATATTGAAAAATTTCTCTTGACTTTACGTCATTCCAAATCCCCTATACTTCGTACCTTTTACATGATACTTGATACTTGATACTTGCTACTTTTGTCCTGCTACCTGCTACATTATTCCTTCCTCTTGGCTCTGTCCGCTGACCTAGCTACTCGGCATCCCCCCCAATGCAGAACAGTTTTCTCGAATAATTATATTTTTTTTGAATGAAATTGGTACTCATAACCTATAACATTCAATGACAATAAATATGATTCACCGACGCATCCAAGCGTTTGTAACCCGAGGAGCCTGGTTGTTTTTCGTGCTCTTTACCTTTACGCTTCATGCCCAACAAACTGAAAAACAGTTCCTCAGCGGAACAGATAGTAAACACACGGTTACTTGGGATTTTTTCTGCACAGATGGCAGAAACAGTGGCCAATGGTCCACCATCGAGGTTCCCTCTCACTGGGAACAGCAGGGGTTTGGCACGTATAATTATGGCCGCGATTATGTGACCTATGGGAAGAATTTCCGGTTTGCTGATGAGCAGGGAAAATACAGGCATACCTTTGAAGTGCCTTCAGACTGGCAGGGCAAAACCATCGAATTGGTCTTCGAAGGGTCCATGACTGACACGGAAGTAAAAATTAACGGTCAGTTGGCAGGAGAAATCCACCAAGGGGCTTTTTACCGTTTCAAATACGACATCACCGATAAACTTCTTTTTGGGGAGGAAAACCTGCTTGAGGTCACCGTGAGCAAAATGTCCTCCGATCATTCGGTCAACCGTGCGGAGCGCTATGCCGATTATTGGATTTTTGGTGGAATTTTCAGACCGGTTTATCTTCAAGCCTTGCCCAAACAGCACATTGCCAAAGCGGCCATTACCGCAGAAGCGGATGGCTCGTTCAGTGCTGAAGTAACCCTAGAAGGCTTAGAAAAAACCGCTGAGCTGGCGGCTACCATTACCGACCAATCAGGCAATATTGTCAGCCAATTCACCACCACGGCAAAAAAGAACAAGCAAAAGGTGATCCTTTCTGAAAAACTGGAGAACGTCAACCTCTGGACCTCAGAAACACCTCATTTATACCATCTTACGCTTAACCTTGCTCACAAGGGAGAACAACTCC comes from Echinicola vietnamensis DSM 17526 and encodes:
- a CDS encoding bifunctional 4-hydroxy-2-oxoglutarate aldolase/2-dehydro-3-deoxy-phosphogluconate aldolase → MTRTEIGDFILQEKLIAILRVSDAGTLPVLIAGLVKGGVKVLEITTNSPDYAAQIKENRQLYPDILIGAGTVINEASAKEAIAAGAQFLVSPNTHVGVISLAHAHGIPVIMGALTPTEIGLALENGADMIKLFPAGDVGPGYLKSIKAPFDNARIFAVGGIHLETIHSWMEAGADGIGLGSVLTQLAGLKLTEEVVAHNVRKYTEKIKEYVQ
- a CDS encoding FadR/GntR family transcriptional regulator, with amino-acid sequence MEFSEIGNRKSLSEQVEEVLTQSIRDGKYLPGQKIPTENELSKAFNVSRTAIREAIKTLSARGIVVVKKGSGAFVSEVSVQNASEMLNMFFELSSDKDLMLQTIEARRILEPRIAAEAAIKRTEEDIQLLEKNMDAMRACPLEDKQFEAELDNDYHRILLSIADNKVLELLLSPVFSLMPKFKMNVFAKPASGNLEAEKAIMLQHHQEILEAVIRQDPYGAQEAMEKHLHDTRKNYLHVIKSIDRT